The Megalobrama amblycephala isolate DHTTF-2021 linkage group LG1, ASM1881202v1, whole genome shotgun sequence genome segment TGTCCACAGGCATTTGATGACTACATCTTCACCTTCTTTGCTGTGGAGATGGTCATTAAAATGATAGCCCTGGGGATATTTGGACCAAAGAGTTACCTTGGTGACACATCCGCCTGGACTTCCTCATTGTCATGGCAGGGTGAGGAATCCTGTCTCTTTTCTCACTTGTCACTCATGCATTCGTCAAGACTTCTGTTTTAAAACCACTTTTCTTTCATTATCCTCACTTAAGATTGACAGAAAGAAAGGTTGTAGAGATTGACCTTTAGTGTCTGATGCTTGCAGTACATTTCCTCTGCTCTGCTTCCTCCAggataattagaaatgtttctttagaatcaaatcagcatattagaatgatttctgaaggatcatgtgacactgaagactggagtaatgatgctgagaattcagctttgtcatcacaggaatagttacattttaaaatatattaaaaaatattattaattaataaattaattcataaaaaaaaatatttcaatttcacgtaataatatttcacaggaTTAAtggatttttgatcaaataaatacagagacttcttttaaaaaaaatcctggtaaccccaaaattttgaactgtagtgtactGTTTGTACGCCATCTACATGTGAGGTGTAAAACAGGCATTGAAGAGACTTCTCATGTTCATGATGGTAAACTAAAGTGACTTTTGTTTCTCTCAGGTGGGTTCCTTCTTCATGATCAACCTGTGCCTGGTTGTAATAGCAACCCACTTCTCAAAAGCAAAACAGCGTGAGAACCAGCTGATGCAGGAGCTATGCTCACTATGTTACCTCTCCAACGACAGCACCCTTGCCAGCTACTTTGAGCCAGGGAGCTGCTACGAGGAGATGCTCAGTTACATCAGCCACCTGTACCACAAGGTGAAGCGTTGTGCTTCTCGCATCTACAACGGCTGGCAGAGCAAGCGCAGAAAGAAGGTGAACCCCAACAGCGTTTTGAGGGGGGGAGGAGGCAGCAGCGGTGGTCCCAACAGTCACTGCAGGCACAGGGGTGGCGGACACTTGGTCGGTTCCATCCACAACCTCATCCAACAGCACCAACGACAGCACTGTCACCTCAGCAATGGCAGCCCCAGTCCTGTGGCCTCTACGGGGTCCGGCGAGGCTCTTGAAATGAGGACTATCAAAACGGGGCCGCAACTGACCGTGTGCTCTCAGCCAACTGGCATGCACAATCTTTCTTCCAG includes the following:
- the LOC125249481 gene encoding voltage-dependent T-type calcium channel subunit alpha-1H-like, whose amino-acid sequence is MINLCLVVIATHFSKAKQRENQLMQELCSLCYLSNDSTLASYFEPGSCYEEMLSYISHLYHKVKRCASRIYNGWQSKRRKKVNPNSVLRGGGGSSGGPNSHCRHRGGGHLVGSIHNLIQQHQRQHCHLSNGSPSPVASTGSGEALEMRTIKTGPQLTVCSQPTGMHNLSSRTQSVHCIYQGDFHEARKGEHQSSPKYKNSLNIYFFSKPK